The Magnolia sinica isolate HGM2019 chromosome 3, MsV1, whole genome shotgun sequence genome includes the window TACCTTTTAGGAGATGTTATACTTTTTTGAAATAATAGTTTTCTACTAACATATTATTATGAGAAGAATGGGTATATTTATTAGCGAGAAAAGGTACCAATTGTGGTTTTGTTAATTgataaggaaaagaagaaaagggagaaaaaaGAGCAACGACTTCACACTCCGGCAATGTGACTCAAGATAATTATACTATACCTCAAGTCAAAGTGTCCTCTAAATCTACTCCATGAATAATTGGTAGGATTCGAGAGCTGATGTGGCCTGCTTTCTTCACCCATTAAATTAAGGTGACTTGCATAAGCTCCATGAGTCCATTAAATACTAGCTTGGCCCATGGGCAAAGCTTGGGCCTTTCAGTTTTTGGTTTGAGCCTgtgctcaagtcattttagactCACCTAATTTCATATGCTCCTATAGGTTGCATGTTTCTCCTCTCCCGCTCCAAAGGGGCGACCGAGAAGAACACAGTCTCATCAAAGCCTAATATGGTAATTTCACTAATCTCTAACTCTAATCTCATCCTCTTCCATTTCCTCatgtaaggaaaaagaaaagaaagaaagaaaataatgaatttcCATTTTAATTTATAAGGGAAAGGGACGGGAAGCTTTGGGAAGAGAGGGGACAAGACACACTCTCTGCGTACGGTGCGGGCGCCGTAGCTTTCATCTTCAGAAGAGCCAATGCGCTTCTTGCGCTTATCCCGCTAGCCGTATCCGCAAGTGTACGTAATCTACCGACCCCCGCTTTTTTAATATTTCTCCAATTTTGGAAGCTCAATTCGGTTTTTATGCATTAGTTGGGTTTCAATGCTCTGCTTAATCAttctttgattattatttttcatgcatTTTCGTGCAATCTCTACATTCGATGTGGATTAGATATTTGTGAGCtataaatagatggttaagaagtgAATTACAGCAACGGTTCACATTCTGACTATGGCAAG containing:
- the LOC131240557 gene encoding large ribosomal subunit protein eL37-like: MFLLSRSKGATEKNTVSSKPNMGKGREALGREGTRHTLCVRCGRRSFHLQKSQCASCAYPASRIRKYNWSVKAITRKTTGMGRMRYLHHVPQRFKCNFREGSQAAPRKTTAAA